In Chitinophagales bacterium, one DNA window encodes the following:
- a CDS encoding GH92 family glycosyl hydrolase translates to MKRKTSHSCLKVFMLAIGLCPQLSLAQSSVTSFVNPFTGTGGHGHTFPGATLPFGMVQLSPDTRIDGSWDGCGGYHYSDSIIYGFTHTHLSGTGVSDYGDILLMPTLGDPVLTPLKNGSYKAGYAAHFSHARESASPGYYAVHLDDDNIDVELTASVRAGMHKYTFPKSDQSNIILDLAHRDEVVTSSLKVIDERHVEGMRQSRGWAANQVIYFAIEFSKQFNGYGISDNGALLPAGSLLTDQEHSSKNLQAFFQFNTAYGEIISAKVGLSAVSMQGARNNLERELPMWDFEQVRRNADATWNQQLSKIEVKGGSPAQLKIFYTALYHCMIAPNTYNDVDKNYRGRDGKVHNGRLTYYTVFSLWDTYRALHPLLTILAPKETGDFIQTMLLQYEQSGRLPVWELAANETDCMIGYHAVSVIADAAAKGIKTFDYQQALTAMKGSASQDIFGLSAYRENGCISVSDEGESVSKTLEYAYDDWCIAQMARKINDTAAYRAYLQRAQYWKNLFDPSTGFMRPRKNGNFISPFDPFEVNFNYTEANAWQYRFAVPQDIDGLKKMMGAQNFEAALDALFSASTNISGREQPDISGMIGQYAHGNEPSHHMAYLYDYAGNPAKTQTLTHKIMNTMYHDAPDGLIGNEDCGQMSAWYVLSAMGFYPVTPGQPDYALGTPLFDTIRIHLDNQRTFTIEAHHSNDSAIYIQSMKVNGVPTDTFFITQAMILTGKTVRLQMGNQPAAVKQNWITAPPSGISGYQIAVNPQIVAADKSFKEQMNVSLQSAEPGSKIFFTKDNTHPGKKSTPYVKPFTIRDNTTVQAIAAGSNGAMSKAVTAHFTKIETAWQISYLTRYDPQYNGGSDLALIDGETGNSNFKNGSWQGWWGKDMQVIVDLGKIQTVTAAGAEFLQTQQAWILLPSALEVEVSTDGIAFSPFAMARHDVAAMDNNAIIKQLIAKGAPQQVRFLKFTAYNYGKLPAAHLSAGNDAWIFCDELFIR, encoded by the coding sequence GTGAAAAGAAAAACATCCCACTCCTGTCTGAAGGTTTTTATGCTGGCCATTGGTTTGTGCCCGCAGCTTTCACTTGCGCAATCTTCCGTTACCTCATTCGTAAATCCGTTCACCGGCACCGGCGGCCACGGCCATACTTTTCCCGGTGCAACGCTTCCCTTCGGCATGGTGCAATTGTCGCCCGACACGCGTATTGACGGCAGTTGGGACGGCTGCGGCGGATATCATTACAGCGATTCCATCATCTACGGTTTCACGCATACCCATCTCAGCGGCACAGGCGTTAGCGATTACGGCGATATTCTGCTGATGCCAACACTGGGTGATCCCGTACTGACTCCCCTGAAAAACGGATCTTACAAAGCGGGATATGCAGCTCATTTTTCCCATGCACGCGAATCGGCATCGCCGGGTTACTATGCCGTTCATCTCGATGACGATAACATTGATGTGGAACTGACGGCATCCGTCAGGGCAGGCATGCATAAATACACCTTCCCGAAATCAGACCAGTCGAACATCATCCTCGACCTCGCCCACCGTGATGAGGTGGTTACCTCTTCCCTGAAAGTAATTGATGAGCGGCATGTGGAAGGTATGCGGCAGTCGAGAGGATGGGCAGCAAACCAGGTGATCTATTTTGCGATTGAGTTCTCCAAACAGTTTAATGGTTACGGCATTTCCGATAATGGCGCACTGCTGCCGGCAGGCTCCCTGCTGACAGATCAGGAACATTCATCAAAAAACCTGCAGGCCTTCTTTCAATTTAATACAGCCTACGGTGAAATCATTTCAGCAAAGGTGGGATTGTCTGCCGTAAGCATGCAAGGTGCGCGCAACAACCTGGAGCGGGAACTTCCCATGTGGGATTTTGAACAGGTGCGGAGGAATGCCGATGCCACCTGGAATCAGCAGCTCAGCAAAATTGAGGTGAAAGGCGGCTCGCCTGCACAGCTGAAAATATTTTACACGGCACTGTACCATTGCATGATTGCACCCAATACCTATAATGACGTGGACAAAAACTATCGTGGCAGAGACGGTAAGGTGCATAATGGAAGGCTTACCTATTACACCGTTTTTTCATTGTGGGATACCTACAGGGCTTTGCATCCGCTGCTTACCATCCTTGCGCCCAAAGAAACGGGTGACTTCATCCAGACTATGCTGTTGCAATATGAACAGTCGGGAAGATTACCGGTGTGGGAACTGGCTGCCAATGAAACGGATTGCATGATTGGTTACCATGCCGTTTCCGTTATTGCGGATGCCGCCGCTAAAGGGATTAAAACTTTCGACTATCAGCAGGCGCTCACTGCAATGAAAGGCAGTGCCAGCCAGGATATTTTCGGTTTATCCGCCTACCGGGAAAACGGCTGCATCAGTGTGTCAGACGAAGGAGAGTCTGTTTCCAAAACGCTGGAGTATGCGTATGACGACTGGTGCATCGCGCAAATGGCGCGAAAGATCAATGACACTGCTGCTTACCGCGCCTACCTGCAACGCGCACAGTACTGGAAGAATCTGTTTGATCCCTCCACCGGATTCATGCGGCCCAGGAAAAACGGGAATTTCATTTCACCCTTTGATCCATTTGAAGTGAATTTTAATTATACCGAAGCGAATGCATGGCAGTACCGGTTTGCAGTGCCGCAGGATATTGACGGTCTGAAGAAGATGATGGGTGCACAAAATTTTGAAGCTGCCTTAGACGCACTTTTCTCCGCTTCCACAAATATTTCTGGCAGAGAACAGCCGGATATCAGCGGCATGATCGGACAATATGCACACGGCAATGAGCCGAGTCATCACATGGCTTACCTGTATGACTATGCCGGTAATCCCGCGAAGACACAAACGCTGACACATAAGATCATGAATACCATGTACCATGATGCGCCGGATGGGCTCATCGGCAATGAAGACTGCGGGCAGATGAGTGCCTGGTATGTGCTGAGTGCCATGGGATTTTATCCCGTTACACCGGGCCAACCCGATTACGCTCTCGGCACGCCTCTCTTTGATACCATCAGGATTCACCTGGATAATCAGCGGACATTTACAATTGAAGCGCATCATAGCAATGACAGTGCTATATATATTCAGTCTATGAAGGTTAACGGCGTACCAACTGATACCTTTTTCATCACACAGGCAATGATCCTGACCGGCAAGACCGTTCGTCTCCAAATGGGCAATCAACCCGCTGCCGTTAAGCAAAATTGGATCACAGCTCCGCCTTCCGGTATTAGCGGTTACCAGATTGCAGTAAATCCGCAGATTGTGGCGGCAGACAAGTCATTCAAGGAGCAGATGAATGTTTCCCTGCAGTCAGCTGAACCGGGGAGTAAAATCTTTTTCACAAAAGACAATACCCATCCCGGAAAAAAATCTACGCCTTATGTAAAACCATTCACGATACGGGATAATACAACTGTGCAGGCGATTGCCGCCGGCAGTAATGGTGCCATGAGCAAAGCAGTGACGGCGCATTTTACAAAGATTGAAACAGCATGGCAGATTTCTTACCTGACCCGTTACGATCCGCAATATAACGGAGGTAGTGACCTTGCATTAATAGACGGGGAAACCGGCAACAGCAATTTTAAAAATGGTTCCTGGCAGGGATGGTGGGGCAAGGATATGCAGGTTATCGTTGACCTGGGAAAAATTCAAACCGTCACCGCTGCAGGCGCGGAGTTTCTGCAAACGCAGCAGGCATGGATCCTGTTGCCATCGGCGCTGGAGGTTGAAGTTTCTACAGACGGAATCGCATTTTCACCGTTCGCCATGGCACGGCATGATGTGGCAGCGATGGATAACAATGCCATCATAAAGCAACTGATTGCCAAAGGAGCGCCGCAACAGGTCCGCTTTCTGAAATTCACGGCGTATAACTACGGCAAGCTGCCTGCAGCACACCTGTCAGCCGGCAATGATGCCTGGATTTTTTGTGATGAACTATTTATTCGCTGA
- a CDS encoding DUF4421 domain-containing protein, giving the protein MRFFLLLLLCFAMQSTLPVVAQLPRFKPTTIVYDTAYLNRSPSKWSIRLYTISKYQQFRLYSGSTGASLRYAPNKFLAIGGGASYNRLNLDLAFYSFSNNPQDDNTHESKTFDFIGSLYTGQHMFEIFLQQSTGMFGWLYENGGILPSAADTLIPFRPDINAFNVGADYHFLFNSERMTFASLIGTEVQKRSAGGALLGVNFNSFNLHADSSIVPVGWSAFFEDHGELNQLNIFNLGLSAGYGYTFVFPLHLFLTLSIAPGISFTRSEVYADNAWYVAGDPVKVSFKVISRGGFGYSGNKIYSILSLVNDQSLINLNHKNHFQEDLGKVKLVFGYRLH; this is encoded by the coding sequence ATGAGGTTTTTTCTGTTACTCCTGCTCTGCTTTGCCATGCAATCCACGTTACCGGTGGTTGCACAGTTGCCGCGATTCAAACCCACCACGATTGTTTATGACACCGCTTACCTAAACCGCTCGCCGTCCAAATGGTCTATCAGGCTGTATACTATTTCAAAGTATCAGCAATTCAGGTTGTACAGCGGTTCAACCGGTGCCTCGCTGCGCTATGCACCCAACAAGTTCCTGGCAATCGGCGGCGGTGCTTCTTACAACCGGCTCAACCTTGATTTAGCTTTTTATTCCTTCTCGAATAATCCGCAGGATGACAACACGCATGAAAGCAAAACTTTTGATTTCATCGGTTCATTGTATACCGGGCAGCACATGTTTGAGATATTCCTTCAGCAGAGCACAGGTATGTTTGGCTGGCTCTACGAAAACGGAGGCATCCTGCCCTCGGCAGCGGATACACTGATACCATTCCGGCCCGACATCAATGCTTTTAATGTTGGCGCAGATTATCATTTCCTTTTCAATTCCGAAAGGATGACGTTCGCATCGCTGATTGGTACTGAGGTACAAAAACGCAGTGCGGGAGGTGCACTGTTAGGTGTCAACTTCAATTCCTTCAACCTGCATGCCGACAGCAGCATAGTGCCTGTCGGATGGTCAGCTTTTTTTGAAGACCATGGAGAGCTTAACCAATTGAATATTTTCAATCTCGGACTGAGCGCAGGATATGGCTACACCTTTGTTTTTCCACTGCACTTGTTTCTTACACTGTCCATCGCGCCCGGCATTTCCTTCACCCGCAGTGAGGTATATGCAGATAATGCATGGTATGTTGCCGGTGATCCGGTAAAGGTTTCTTTCAAAGTAATCTCCAGGGGTGGATTCGGATACAGCGGAAATAAAATATACAGCATTCTTTCACTGGTGAATGATCAAAGCCTGATCAATCTTAATCACAAAAACCATTTCCAGGAAGACCTGGGTAAAGTAAAACTGGTTTTCGGCTATCGCCTGCATTAA
- a CDS encoding YkgJ family cysteine cluster protein, with product MATTAKFRRLIEKVKQQAKVQRRSNKKLFDRFKTDKPKGLDKAFKAVNDEVFAHTNCLECANCCKIAQPVFEAADIRRIARHFKMTKEAFIKKYLKPDPDYEYFTKTLPCTFLGDDNKCSIYEVRPMGCRTYPPAKLRLSPEQLDVIFENIGICPAVSEMVDKIKAKFG from the coding sequence ATGGCAACAACAGCGAAATTCAGAAGACTGATTGAAAAAGTAAAGCAACAGGCAAAAGTGCAGCGGCGAAGTAATAAGAAGCTCTTTGATCGTTTCAAGACTGATAAACCCAAAGGCCTTGATAAAGCATTTAAGGCGGTTAACGACGAAGTGTTTGCACATACCAATTGCCTTGAATGTGCCAATTGCTGTAAGATAGCGCAGCCGGTATTTGAAGCTGCAGATATAAGGCGCATTGCCCGGCATTTTAAGATGACGAAAGAAGCATTCATTAAAAAGTATCTTAAGCCGGATCCGGACTATGAATATTTTACAAAGACGTTACCCTGCACTTTTTTAGGCGACGATAATAAATGTTCAATCTATGAAGTTCGCCCAATGGGCTGCAGAACCTATCCGCCTGCAAAATTGAGGCTGTCGCCGGAACAGCTTGATGTAATATTTGAAAATATCGGTATCTGCCCGGCCGTGAGTGAAATGGTGGATAAGATAAAGGCGAAGTTCGGATAA
- a CDS encoding riboflavin synthase: MFTGIIETTGHIAAIQREDGNIHFTLESAISHALKVDQSVSHDGICLTVTAVDGNRHIVTAIDETLQRSNLRNRKVGDEINLERSMLMNGRLDGHLVQGHVDELVECAKVEEREGSRMYTFMISEAKSRLLVEKGSVCINGVSLTVVKASKKKFSVAIIPYTLEHTTFKDLKEGDQANIEYDIIGKYVARLLKRD, from the coding sequence ATGTTTACAGGCATTATTGAAACGACGGGACATATCGCAGCTATTCAACGGGAGGACGGAAATATCCATTTCACACTGGAATCAGCGATCAGCCATGCATTGAAGGTTGATCAGAGTGTATCACATGACGGAATTTGCCTTACCGTTACAGCAGTGGATGGCAATCGTCATATAGTAACTGCAATCGATGAAACACTGCAACGGTCGAACCTGCGGAATCGAAAGGTAGGAGATGAGATTAACCTGGAACGTTCCATGCTGATGAACGGAAGACTGGACGGACACCTGGTACAGGGTCATGTGGATGAACTGGTGGAATGCGCGAAGGTGGAGGAAAGAGAGGGCAGCCGTATGTATACCTTCATGATCAGCGAAGCAAAAAGCCGGTTGCTGGTGGAGAAAGGTTCAGTTTGTATAAATGGGGTGAGCCTTACGGTGGTCAAAGCATCCAAAAAGAAATTCTCGGTGGCCATCATTCCATATACACTTGAACATACCACCTTCAAGGATTTAAAAGAAGGCGATCAGGCTAACATTGAGTATGACATCATCGGCAAGTATGTTGCGCGGTTGTTGAAGCGGGACTGA
- a CDS encoding gliding motility-associated C-terminal domain-containing protein — protein sequence MGSNFILSGRGILKSVFSFLLCLVFISDASATHNRAGEIVYRHLSGFTYEATIITYTKESSVAADRDSLEIVWGDGTRDTLARTNGGGNGVYIGNDIKYNEYTGVHTYPGMGAYVLSMTDPNRISDIININGGNSVNEPFYIEDTLKIPDPQFYAFNSSPVLLNPPIDFANAFQTFIHNPNAYDPDGDSLTFDFIVPRKGASLPVQNYVDPDQIPGTPAGQSFTINHATGEVVWSTPIFCDIYNFAILIREFRKGICIGTMVRDMEVIVNCTNNNPPVVEEVFDTCVIAGSKLELEVTATDPDFGQHVTMTSNGGPYELAISPATFSAVSGEGEAVGNFTWNTTCDHVRGPFYQVIFKAQDSYSIPLVDLKNWLITVVAPPPQNVQAIPAGNDVIVSWEEPYSCAATARFIGFSVWRKEGSNPFTAGNCDVGLNGKGYIKIAEHLPGYQYTDEGADRGKLYCYRILAEFADKTPEPAGFYYNNVESLPSAEACAQLLKEVPVITNVSVTSTSASNGTMYIAWSKPSPLDLDTLQNPGPYKYVIWRSAGLPGGQMQRIDSFTAATFGTLTDSTYDDAGLNTLSNPYTYKIGFYSNGNFIGETELASSVFLNTTGIDNAVLLDWTLQVPWQNTYYVVYRKNAVGIFDSIGVSTSLSYADDSLANGIEQCYYVKSVGSYSAPGFIDPILNLSQRVCDVPVDTIGPCAPVLAISNLCNTDNFSLTGFSNLLSWTNPNNSCADDVISFKVYFAPTADQPLTLLAALSDTFFIHTQEDAIAGCYAVAAVDSYANEGPQSNVVCVENCPVYELPNVFTPNGDERNDLYHPFLPIRFVEKIDIKIFNQWGTLVYQTTDPFIGWDGRDMKTGKEVAAGTYYYVCDVFAGGDIKALPTLNGYIHLFR from the coding sequence ATGGGCAGTAATTTCATCTTATCAGGCAGGGGTATACTGAAATCCGTCTTTTCATTTCTTCTATGTCTGGTTTTCATTTCAGATGCAAGTGCAACGCATAACCGCGCCGGAGAAATTGTCTACAGGCACCTTTCCGGCTTTACCTACGAGGCAACAATCATTACATATACTAAAGAGAGTTCTGTGGCAGCCGACAGAGACAGTCTCGAGATTGTCTGGGGCGATGGCACCCGCGATACACTGGCACGTACCAACGGAGGCGGCAATGGCGTCTACATAGGCAACGACATAAAATACAATGAATATACCGGTGTTCATACTTATCCGGGAATGGGCGCTTATGTGTTGTCGATGACAGATCCGAACCGTATTTCCGATATCATCAATATCAATGGCGGTAATTCAGTAAACGAACCATTTTATATCGAAGACACGCTGAAGATTCCTGACCCGCAGTTTTATGCATTTAACAGCTCACCTGTTTTATTAAATCCGCCGATTGACTTTGCGAATGCCTTTCAGACTTTTATTCATAATCCGAATGCATATGACCCTGATGGCGACAGCCTGACTTTTGATTTTATTGTTCCCAGGAAGGGTGCAAGCCTTCCCGTGCAGAACTATGTTGATCCGGATCAGATTCCCGGAACACCGGCAGGTCAGTCATTCACTATTAATCATGCTACCGGTGAAGTGGTCTGGAGCACACCTATTTTCTGCGATATATACAACTTCGCAATCCTTATCAGGGAATTCAGAAAGGGCATTTGTATCGGCACCATGGTGCGCGACATGGAAGTGATTGTAAACTGTACAAACAACAATCCACCGGTGGTGGAAGAAGTTTTTGATACCTGCGTAATTGCAGGCAGTAAGTTAGAACTGGAGGTAACAGCGACAGATCCGGATTTTGGCCAGCATGTTACCATGACTTCCAATGGCGGCCCCTATGAACTGGCCATCAGCCCTGCCACTTTCAGCGCGGTTTCAGGGGAAGGAGAAGCCGTTGGCAATTTTACATGGAATACAACGTGCGATCATGTCAGAGGGCCATTTTACCAGGTGATATTTAAGGCGCAGGACAGCTATTCGATTCCCCTCGTAGATTTGAAAAACTGGCTTATTACTGTTGTTGCACCGCCACCGCAAAATGTGCAGGCAATACCGGCAGGAAATGATGTGATTGTAAGTTGGGAAGAGCCATATTCCTGTGCTGCTACAGCGCGTTTCATAGGTTTTTCCGTTTGGAGAAAGGAAGGCAGTAATCCATTTACGGCCGGCAACTGCGACGTAGGTTTGAATGGTAAAGGGTATATAAAAATCGCAGAACATCTTCCCGGTTATCAGTACACAGATGAAGGTGCAGACCGGGGTAAGTTGTACTGTTACCGGATACTGGCAGAGTTTGCAGATAAAACACCTGAACCTGCCGGCTTCTACTATAACAATGTGGAGAGTCTTCCTTCTGCAGAAGCATGTGCGCAACTGCTGAAAGAAGTGCCGGTGATAACGAATGTAAGTGTAACGTCCACTTCCGCAAGCAATGGTACGATGTACATCGCATGGTCAAAACCAAGTCCGCTTGACCTGGACACGCTGCAGAATCCCGGGCCCTACAAATATGTTATCTGGCGTTCGGCAGGATTGCCGGGCGGACAAATGCAGCGTATTGACTCATTCACTGCGGCTACATTTGGTACGCTGACTGATTCCACTTATGATGATGCAGGATTGAACACGCTCAGTAATCCATATACCTATAAAATCGGCTTTTACTCAAATGGTAATTTCATAGGAGAAACGGAACTTGCTTCCAGCGTTTTTCTGAATACTACTGGTATTGATAATGCTGTCTTGCTTGACTGGACATTGCAGGTTCCCTGGCAAAATACTTATTACGTGGTTTATCGTAAAAATGCGGTGGGCATTTTTGATTCAATTGGTGTCAGCACTTCATTGAGTTATGCCGATGATTCACTGGCCAACGGCATTGAGCAATGTTATTATGTGAAAAGTGTGGGCAGCTATTCCGCTCCCGGCTTTATTGACCCTATCCTCAACCTCTCTCAGCGTGTTTGCGATGTTCCTGTTGATACGATAGGCCCATGCGCGCCGGTGCTTGCCATCAGTAATCTATGCAACACCGATAATTTCTCACTAACCGGTTTTTCCAACCTATTGTCATGGACTAACCCGAATAACAGTTGCGCAGATGATGTAATCTCATTCAAGGTATATTTCGCGCCAACTGCCGATCAGCCATTGACCTTGCTAGCTGCTCTGAGTGATACTTTTTTCATCCATACACAGGAGGATGCGATAGCCGGTTGTTATGCAGTGGCAGCTGTTGATTCTTATGCCAATGAGGGCCCGCAGTCGAATGTAGTGTGTGTGGAGAACTGCCCGGTGTATGAGTTGCCTAATGTTTTTACACCAAACGGCGACGAAAGAAATGACCTGTATCATCCGTTCCTGCCCATTCGCTTTGTTGAGAAAATAGACATAAAGATCTTTAATCAATGGGGCACGCTGGTTTATCAAACCACTGATCCGTTTATCGGCTGGGATGGCAGGGATATGAAAACAGGCAAGGAGGTGGCCGCAGGCACTTACTATTATGTTTGTGACGTGTTTGCCGGCGGTGATATAAAAGCATTGCCTACGCTGAATGGTTATATTCATCTGTTCAGGTGA
- a CDS encoding succinate dehydrogenase/fumarate reductase iron-sulfur subunit, giving the protein MKLTLRVWRQKNRDDKGGFETYQLSNVDEHASFLEMFDVLNDQLINEGKLPVAFDHDCREGICGTCSMVINGRPHGPMSTTTTCQLHMRHFKDGDTITVEPWRAKGFPVLRDLVTDRSAFDRIIAAGGFISVNTGQSPDANAILVEKEKSDLAFEAAACIGCGACVAACKNSSAMLFVGAKVSHLALLPQGEPERGQRVLNMVKQMDLEGFGSCTNTLACEAECPKGISAMNIARLNREYLWASLTENK; this is encoded by the coding sequence ATGAAATTAACCCTCAGAGTCTGGCGCCAGAAAAACCGTGATGATAAAGGCGGTTTTGAAACTTATCAGCTTTCCAATGTAGATGAGCATGCTTCTTTCCTCGAAATGTTTGATGTATTGAATGATCAGCTGATCAATGAAGGAAAGTTGCCGGTGGCATTCGATCACGATTGCCGGGAAGGCATTTGCGGAACCTGCAGCATGGTGATCAATGGCCGTCCTCACGGACCGATGAGCACTACAACTACCTGTCAGCTGCACATGCGGCACTTTAAAGATGGCGATACCATCACGGTAGAGCCGTGGCGTGCAAAAGGGTTTCCTGTGCTGCGTGACCTTGTAACCGACCGTTCCGCTTTCGACCGTATCATCGCTGCAGGTGGGTTTATCTCTGTCAATACCGGTCAGTCACCTGATGCAAATGCCATCCTGGTAGAAAAGGAAAAATCAGATCTTGCCTTTGAAGCGGCCGCCTGTATTGGTTGCGGAGCATGTGTAGCAGCCTGCAAAAATTCATCAGCCATGTTATTTGTCGGCGCTAAAGTATCACATCTTGCCTTATTGCCGCAAGGCGAACCGGAGCGCGGACAGCGCGTGCTGAATATGGTGAAACAAATGGACCTCGAAGGATTCGGAAGCTGTACGAATACACTGGCTTGCGAAGCCGAATGTCCGAAAGGAATTTCTGCCATGAATATTGCACGCCTCAACCGCGAGTATCTGTGGGCAAGCCTTACTGAAAACAAGTAA